From a single Devosia litorisediminis genomic region:
- a CDS encoding L,D-transpeptidase family protein, with product MKRRDFVRLLPLAAGAMLAKPGYAQQSIWDMMSRSRTLDQTDRETHSVAALQAVDTNEPILSYDTANNLQFAIAQYEPFVLAGGWEQVPQEAYGLNIGNARDAVIALKRRLISSTDMPLTERIDDRFDTPLDAGLRRFQARHGLLISGQVDEATWYALNVPAEARLHQLRLNLLRVQAMAPKLADRYVVVNIPAASIETVDAGKVSRRHTAIVGRIDRQTPILKSRIHEINFNPFWNVPVSIIRRDLIKYMNEDADYLTKQNIRIYDGQGKQLQPSDINWQTEDAVNYNFRQDPGPNNSMGNVKINFHNRHAVYLHDTPTKGLFGENARFYSSGCVRVDEVQDFVEWVLRDNGDWARPEIAGIFASGERKDVAVKNPVELHTTYISAWANRQGTVSFRDDVYEFDMAGKVNLEG from the coding sequence ATGAAACGAAGAGACTTCGTAAGATTGCTCCCTCTTGCTGCCGGCGCGATGCTGGCCAAGCCAGGATACGCTCAGCAATCAATATGGGATATGATGTCCCGCAGCCGCACGCTCGACCAGACCGATCGCGAAACGCATAGCGTCGCGGCGTTACAAGCGGTGGATACGAATGAACCTATCCTGTCGTACGACACTGCCAACAACCTGCAATTCGCTATCGCACAGTATGAGCCGTTCGTTCTCGCGGGCGGTTGGGAACAGGTGCCGCAAGAAGCGTATGGACTAAACATCGGCAACGCTCGCGATGCGGTAATTGCGCTCAAACGTCGGTTGATATCGTCGACGGACATGCCGTTGACCGAGCGCATAGACGACAGATTTGATACGCCGCTGGATGCCGGCCTACGCAGGTTCCAAGCACGGCATGGGCTGCTGATTAGCGGCCAGGTGGATGAAGCCACCTGGTATGCACTAAATGTGCCGGCCGAGGCTCGCTTGCACCAGCTGCGCCTGAACCTGTTACGGGTGCAGGCAATGGCCCCGAAGCTGGCGGATCGTTACGTTGTGGTCAACATTCCTGCCGCGTCAATTGAGACCGTCGATGCCGGCAAGGTTTCACGCCGACACACAGCCATCGTGGGTCGCATAGATCGGCAAACCCCAATTCTCAAAAGCCGTATTCACGAGATCAACTTCAACCCGTTCTGGAACGTCCCGGTCAGCATTATCCGACGTGATCTGATCAAGTACATGAATGAGGACGCCGATTACCTGACCAAGCAGAATATCAGGATTTATGATGGACAGGGCAAGCAGTTACAGCCCTCCGACATCAACTGGCAAACTGAAGATGCGGTCAACTACAACTTCCGCCAGGATCCTGGGCCAAACAATTCCATGGGAAATGTGAAAATCAACTTTCATAACCGTCATGCAGTCTATCTGCATGATACACCGACCAAGGGATTGTTCGGAGAGAACGCACGCTTCTATTCATCTGGCTGCGTTCGTGTCGACGAAGTTCAAGATTTCGTTGAGTGGGTGCTGCGTGACAATGGCGATTGGGCAAGACCTGAGATCGCTGGCATTTTCGCCAGTGGCGAGCGCAAGGACGTCGCGGTGAAAAATCCTGTCGAACTTCACACCACTTATATTTCGGCATGGGCCAATCGCCAGGGGACCGTCAGCTTCCGCGATGACGTGTATGAATTCGATATGGCGGGCAAAGTAAATCTCGAGGGATAG
- a CDS encoding WD40/YVTN/BNR-like repeat-containing protein, giving the protein MNRFTLFLLSSIALLSAPAVRADSHGVPISSLAHAHGIAFATNPAAGVILATHHGVYNVDDAGQAILISQPDDFMGFTRVQGDRFIASGHPVQGGNMGVLLSENAGADWDRIADGSNGPVDFHAMSVSAADRQTVYGLYGGIQVSQDGGESWTQTGPGAPDTIDIAAAPDSRGSVYAGTRSGLMFSDDFGASWALQGPEGVPVTAVEASSTGTVYAFFAGAGLFARNSDGKWSALSESFGNQVMLHIALDEASPDRMASVLDDGSVLLSSDGGVTWRALGS; this is encoded by the coding sequence ATGAACCGCTTTACCCTTTTCCTTCTGTCATCAATTGCCTTGCTGTCCGCACCCGCCGTTCGTGCTGATAGTCACGGTGTTCCCATATCCTCACTGGCGCATGCTCACGGTATAGCCTTCGCAACGAACCCGGCGGCCGGTGTGATCCTGGCGACGCACCACGGGGTCTACAATGTCGATGACGCAGGTCAGGCAATTTTGATTTCTCAGCCAGACGATTTCATGGGGTTCACTCGTGTTCAGGGAGACCGCTTCATAGCTAGCGGACACCCCGTGCAAGGCGGCAATATGGGCGTTCTGTTATCCGAAAATGCGGGAGCTGACTGGGATCGCATCGCCGATGGCAGCAATGGCCCAGTCGATTTCCACGCGATGAGTGTCAGCGCTGCTGACCGGCAGACGGTCTATGGACTTTATGGGGGGATCCAGGTCAGCCAGGACGGGGGGGAGAGCTGGACCCAGACTGGTCCCGGTGCTCCCGACACGATCGATATCGCAGCTGCACCTGACTCTCGCGGATCCGTCTACGCAGGAACCCGTTCGGGCCTGATGTTCAGCGACGACTTTGGTGCAAGCTGGGCACTTCAAGGGCCCGAGGGCGTACCAGTCACGGCAGTAGAGGCGAGCTCTACGGGAACGGTGTATGCGTTTTTTGCCGGCGCGGGCCTGTTCGCTCGGAACTCTGACGGAAAGTGGTCTGCTCTCTCAGAGAGTTTCGGAAACCAAGTGATGCTGCACATCGCTTTGGACGAGGCCTCGCCAGACCGCATGGCATCGGTGCTCGACGACGGCTCGGTTCTGCTCAGCTCAGACGGCGGTGTGACCTGGCGCGCCTTGGGGTCATGA
- a CDS encoding c-type cytochrome, which yields MIALRAAIVAAFLTTPAFAQATLPDGTALYRDNCASCHGADLKGQPDWMSPLPDGRRRAPPHDASGHTWHHSDEQLLRIIRDGLGAIAPGYESDMPVFGETLSDAEIMSILGFIKQGWPERERRYQQER from the coding sequence ATGATTGCTTTGCGGGCCGCCATTGTCGCGGCATTTCTGACGACGCCAGCTTTTGCCCAAGCCACACTGCCCGATGGGACGGCCCTATATCGAGACAATTGTGCGAGCTGTCACGGTGCAGATCTGAAAGGCCAGCCAGACTGGATGTCGCCCTTGCCTGATGGCAGGCGTCGGGCGCCCCCGCACGACGCCTCGGGTCACACCTGGCATCATTCAGACGAGCAATTGCTAAGGATAATCCGAGATGGGTTGGGCGCCATAGCGCCTGGCTATGAATCCGACATGCCGGTCTTTGGTGAAACACTCTCCGACGCGGAAATCATGTCGATACTGGGGTTCATCAAGCAAGGCTGGCCGGAGCGCGAGCGGCGGTACCAGCAGGAACGGTGA
- a CDS encoding multicopper oxidase family protein — protein MSLKLSRRAFLGSAAIAGAATILPSRWALGASQSKTLAIEKRTIEVLGRAASVYGLAGPDGRQGLFLGADEPFTVTLDNQLDVDSIIHWHGQTPAPDLDGVADTGYVGPLASGEMREYDFAPRPGTHWMHSHHGLQEQRQLAAPLIVRTREDEAADVQDATVLLHDFAFRSPEDILEDLVGATASGQDGVSMGGMMGGMMMPGMNNAPMMGGTSMMAMDLNDVEYDAYLANDRTLEDPEVIRAERNGRVRLRLINGAASTAFWIDLGATQGTVIAVDGNDVEPVEGSLFPLAQAQRIDLLIDVAPGSIVPVFAQREGGRERTGVILAAPDVTIPRFSELADNDIGPVDLSLEAVLRAKSTPGARSSAKSSVMLMGAMSPYAWNIDGNYWPDTRPIEVRQGERIELEMMNHSMMAHPMHLHGHHFQVTNINGKPLAGAIRDTVVVPPMGRISIAFDADNPGRWLFHCHNLYHMATGMMGEVRYV, from the coding sequence ATGAGCCTGAAGCTCTCACGCCGAGCATTTCTCGGTTCTGCGGCCATTGCTGGTGCCGCCACTATCCTGCCGTCGCGATGGGCCCTTGGCGCCTCGCAGTCCAAGACCCTGGCGATCGAAAAACGCACGATCGAGGTTCTTGGCAGAGCTGCCAGTGTTTACGGCCTTGCTGGACCAGACGGACGACAAGGTTTGTTTCTCGGGGCCGATGAGCCGTTCACGGTCACCCTCGATAACCAGCTGGATGTGGACAGCATCATCCACTGGCATGGTCAGACACCGGCCCCCGATCTCGATGGTGTCGCGGACACAGGCTACGTCGGGCCCTTGGCTTCGGGGGAAATGCGAGAGTACGATTTTGCGCCACGACCCGGCACCCATTGGATGCACTCCCACCACGGACTCCAGGAGCAGCGCCAACTTGCTGCCCCGTTGATTGTACGGACACGCGAAGACGAAGCCGCCGACGTGCAGGATGCAACCGTGCTGCTTCATGACTTCGCTTTCCGCAGCCCGGAAGACATTCTCGAAGACTTGGTAGGCGCGACCGCAAGCGGTCAAGATGGCGTGTCCATGGGCGGCATGATGGGTGGCATGATGATGCCGGGAATGAACAACGCCCCCATGATGGGTGGGACCTCCATGATGGCCATGGATCTCAATGATGTTGAATACGACGCCTATCTGGCCAATGACCGGACTTTAGAGGATCCCGAGGTCATTCGGGCTGAGCGCAACGGTCGAGTGCGGCTGCGATTGATCAACGGGGCGGCCTCAACGGCCTTCTGGATTGACCTTGGTGCCACGCAAGGCACCGTGATTGCTGTGGACGGCAATGATGTTGAACCAGTCGAGGGGTCTCTGTTTCCCCTCGCCCAGGCCCAGCGGATCGACTTGTTGATCGATGTTGCTCCCGGCTCAATTGTGCCAGTCTTTGCGCAGCGGGAAGGTGGGCGGGAACGCACGGGGGTAATCCTCGCCGCGCCCGACGTTACCATTCCCAGGTTTTCCGAGCTCGCAGACAATGACATCGGACCGGTCGACCTATCGCTTGAGGCTGTACTGCGCGCCAAATCAACCCCGGGAGCACGTTCGAGTGCCAAGTCGTCAGTCATGCTGATGGGCGCCATGTCTCCCTATGCCTGGAACATCGATGGCAATTACTGGCCCGATACCCGACCAATTGAGGTGAGGCAAGGCGAGCGCATTGAGCTTGAAATGATGAACCACTCCATGATGGCCCATCCGATGCATCTGCACGGGCATCACTTTCAAGTCACCAATATCAACGGGAAACCTTTGGCTGGTGCGATCCGCGACACGGTCGTTGTGCCGCCCATGGGCCGTATTTCAATTGCATTCGACGCCGATAATCCAGGCAGATGGTTGTTCCACTGCCACAACCTCTACCACATGGCGACCGGCATGATGGGCGAAGTCCGATACGTATAG
- a CDS encoding DUF305 domain-containing protein encodes MSYAKFAAMILTSTIVMFGLMYLNTFALDHIFWSQTRGWMALLMGAVMAIIMLLFMLSMYKNKAVNIAILVGAAVIFAGSLWLVRSQQTVGDVDYMKAMIPHHSIAILTSSRAHIKDPRVRELADGIIEAQVREIAEMKQLIADLEANPPAAGANELPPTVPTQ; translated from the coding sequence ATGAGCTACGCAAAATTTGCGGCAATGATCCTGACGTCTACCATCGTCATGTTTGGCCTGATGTACCTGAATACTTTTGCACTCGACCACATCTTCTGGAGCCAGACCCGCGGCTGGATGGCACTGTTGATGGGCGCCGTAATGGCCATCATCATGCTGCTGTTCATGCTCTCCATGTACAAGAACAAGGCCGTGAACATCGCCATATTGGTGGGCGCAGCTGTGATCTTTGCTGGCTCGCTCTGGTTGGTTCGCAGTCAGCAGACTGTCGGCGACGTGGACTATATGAAGGCCATGATCCCTCACCACTCGATAGCCATTCTGACCAGTTCCCGCGCTCACATTAAAGACCCGCGCGTGCGTGAGTTGGCTGATGGCATTATTGAGGCTCAGGTGCGTGAGATAGCCGAAATGAAACAGCTGATCGCCGATCTCGAGGCCAATCCGCCGGCGGCAGGTGCCAACGAACTGCCGCCGACTGTTCCCACTCAATAG
- a CDS encoding c-type cytochrome: MSGGAALESKFGNFYAPNITPDAGYGIGRWTFQQFARAVRQGVSPDGESYYPAFPFEFYASLTDRDLADIWEALQAVPAVAAPSTPNAVKFPFNIRLGLKPWRSLFERVYTYKEDPSRSEAWNQGRYLVLGPTHCAACHSPRNLAGGLAPEGDLSGDPVMQDGGASPSITSHDLLANGWTKENLVSALKTGVLPDGDTLGGSMADVVHGSTRFLLSKHLDDMATYLLDIKD, from the coding sequence ATGTCTGGTGGAGCGGCCCTGGAATCAAAATTTGGCAATTTCTACGCCCCCAACATCACCCCGGATGCCGGGTATGGCATCGGACGCTGGACATTTCAGCAGTTCGCACGCGCGGTACGCCAAGGCGTGTCGCCGGACGGGGAATCCTATTACCCCGCGTTTCCCTTTGAGTTCTACGCCAGTCTGACGGATCGGGATCTCGCCGATATCTGGGAAGCTCTTCAAGCGGTGCCTGCCGTAGCGGCGCCGTCAACGCCCAACGCCGTCAAGTTCCCGTTCAATATCCGGCTAGGGTTAAAGCCGTGGCGGTCACTGTTTGAAAGAGTTTACACCTACAAAGAGGACCCTTCGCGATCTGAGGCCTGGAACCAGGGCAGGTATCTTGTTTTGGGACCAACACATTGTGCGGCGTGCCATTCTCCGCGAAATCTCGCCGGTGGTTTGGCGCCTGAAGGAGACCTCAGCGGTGATCCTGTTATGCAGGACGGCGGTGCATCCCCTTCAATAACGTCGCATGATCTGCTGGCTAATGGGTGGACGAAAGAAAACCTCGTTTCGGCGTTGAAAACGGGCGTTCTGCCAGATGGAGATACACTTGGAGGCTCCATGGCTGACGTGGTGCACGGCAGTACCAGATTCCTGCTTTCCAAACATCTTGATGACATGGCCACCTACCTGCTGGACATCAAAGACTAG